A genomic window from Exiguobacterium acetylicum DSM 20416 includes:
- a CDS encoding NAD-dependent epimerase/dehydratase family protein: protein MKKVLVTGENGYIGKQFKKWIDDNESKIILEFVSIREESWKVKNFSDYDAVLHLAGIAHVSRNPKLEDLYYKINRDLTLEVAKKAKKDGVKQFIFMSSIIVYGKKSVGLENGIINKNTLPIPNDFYGDSKLQAEKLLEKLQNNDFNVAIIRPPMIYGPESKGNFELLKKAVPLTFLFPYIENKRSMLFIDNLSNFLKLIILNEDKGMFFPQNKEYVSTSNLVKEIANTYKRKMILTTAFNFLILRLSQRVNVIEKLFGNLAYDHSLSTYRDNYQLVEFKKTIKDSILRRSRF, encoded by the coding sequence ATGAAAAAGGTACTTGTCACAGGTGAGAACGGTTATATAGGTAAACAATTTAAAAAGTGGATTGATGATAACGAAAGTAAAATAATCTTAGAGTTCGTTTCAATTAGAGAAGAAAGTTGGAAAGTTAAGAATTTCAGTGATTATGACGCGGTACTGCATCTTGCGGGTATAGCACATGTGTCTAGAAATCCTAAACTAGAAGATCTGTACTACAAAATCAATAGAGATCTCACACTTGAGGTAGCGAAAAAGGCTAAAAAAGATGGTGTTAAGCAATTTATTTTTATGAGCAGTATTATAGTTTACGGTAAGAAAAGTGTAGGTCTAGAAAATGGGATTATTAATAAAAATACTCTACCTATTCCTAATGATTTTTACGGAGACAGTAAATTACAAGCAGAAAAGTTACTTGAGAAATTACAAAATAATGATTTTAATGTTGCTATTATTCGTCCACCTATGATTTATGGACCTGAATCAAAAGGAAACTTTGAATTACTAAAAAAAGCTGTACCTTTAACTTTTTTATTTCCTTATATTGAGAATAAAAGAAGTATGTTGTTTATCGATAACTTATCTAACTTTTTGAAGTTAATAATTTTGAACGAAGATAAAGGAATGTTCTTTCCACAAAACAAAGAATACGTCTCTACATCAAATTTAGTGAAAGAAATCGCAAATACTTATAAAAGAAAAATGATATTAACTACTGCTTTTAATTTTTTAATATTGAGATTAAGTCAAAGAGTAAATGTAATTGAAAAATTATTCGGAAATTTAGCTTATGATCATTCATTATCAACTTATAGAGATAATTACCAATTAGTAGAATTTAAAAAAACAATAAAAGATTCTATATTAAGGAGATCTAGATTTTGA